Sequence from the Synechococcales cyanobacterium T60_A2020_003 genome:
AATCCGGTGTCTGTCCAGGGTCCAATCGTCACTTTGGTCTCTGGAAACAATGTCTACACTGCCATTGCCAGCACATGGGCACAGGTATGCCGAAGCCGCAGGAGCGTTTCAGCGCTGGTTTGATGGGGAGGGGACGGAAGAACAGAGCTGATCATAATTGATAAAAATGATAATCATTCTCATATTATAATCATTTAGCCGAACGCAAAAACTCGGCTCTCCAGTTTTTTGGACTTCAAATTCGTGAAATTTCATTGGCAATTCGTTGGCTGGTTTGGACTGATCTGGCTGCAAGCTGCTGTAGTCATCGCTCAACCATTCCCTTCATCGCTTGCTGGTGAGACGATGACCTTTGTGACGGGGCAAGAGGATGCACTTCGGCTCGGTGACCCAGCCCCCGAATATAGCGCCGTAATCCTTCCGCTCCAGCATCCACCCGCGTTACCTCTTTGAAATCATTCGGGAAGGTCTCACTCACCTTAATCCAGGCTTCCTGCAAAATAGCTTCAACTTCGCAACTGGGAGCATTGTCTGTCAGTGTCTCCAAGGCTTCTAGAATCTCGATTGTTTTCAAAATTTCGGGAGTGATATCAGATCCAGACATCCGCTTTCACCCATGTCCTAAAACACGTAACCGGGGCAGTGCCATTGCCATTGAAAAAATTACCAACTGGGTTGCCACAATACTAGGACCGGACGGCAAATTGAACGCCGCAGAAACTACCATGCCAATGACCGCACTTAACGCCCCTAACCCTGCGGATAACACCACGTAATTCGTAAATGTGCGGCTCAGCAAGCGGGCAGCACAGGCAGGAATCACCACAAATGCACTGACGAGCAGCACCCCGATCGCCTTAATCGAGATTCCCACCACCAACGACAACAGGACAATAAATGCAGTTCGGTGAAGGGATACGGAAACTCCACGGGCGATCGCCAATGGTTCATGCAAGGTCAGCAACATCTGAGTTCGCAACGTTAGTCCAATAAAGACGATACACACCAGCAACAATACTGCACTAAAGATTAAATCCAGTTCTCGCACTGCCAGAATGTCGCCAAACAAAAGATTATTCAACCCGCCTTTGTACTGTCCCACAAAGCTGAGGGTGATGATGGCGATCGCCAGCGATGAAGAATAAATGATATTGAGCAGTGCGTCTGTCCATAGGCGAGTCCGTTCCAGCAGATACGTGACTCCCAGGGCAAAACAGACCGCAAAAGGCAACAAGACAACCGATGGGTTAATTCCGATCAGTAAGCCAATACTGATGCCCAACA
This genomic interval carries:
- a CDS encoding metal ABC transporter permease; the protein is MPTELSRIIELFQLPFMQRALLGGVLTGLMGGMLGSFTILRQLSFFSDALGHSALLGISIGLLIGINPSVVLLPFAVCFALGVTYLLERTRLWTDALLNIIYSSSLAIAIITLSFVGQYKGGLNNLLFGDILAVRELDLIFSAVLLLVCIVFIGLTLRTQMLLTLHEPLAIARGVSVSLHRTAFIVLLSLVVGISIKAIGVLLVSAFVVIPACAARLLSRTFTNYVVLSAGLGALSAVIGMVVSAAFNLPSGPSIVATQLVIFSMAMALPRLRVLGHG